Part of the Aggregatilinea lenta genome, GGACCTCACCGGCATGGAGCCGGGCAACCATCGGGTCGTGCCCCAGGCCGCCCTGCTCGGCCCGCTGAACGCCGACGGCCTGACTTTGAGTGTACTGCCCGAAGAACTGAGCGTGACCATTGAGGCAGCGCAGCCCACCGCCACGCCCAGCCCGACGCCCGGTGCGTCCACGGCGCGCACCACCACGCCAGCGGCCAGCGCGGACGTGGGCACGGCCACGCCGATCGCGGTCGTCACGTCCCCACCCACCGCGCAGCCCCTCGACGACTGACGCCGCCGCCGGGCATTTGTGCCAGATGGCGCGATTGAAAATTCTCACAAAATTTTCGATCTCGTTTTTATTTGACATTAATTTTGATCTGTTATCTTTAAAATAAGCAGGTGACCAAACACCACCTGCGGCCAAAATCGGTATCTTCAGAGAACGCAGCTTGTTTGCTCCACACCCACCTGACCCACCTTGCGTTGCTCTGGATACAAAAAAGGGAAGGCAGTCCCCGCCACCTTCCCTTTCTTCTTTTTTAAAGGCCCAACTGCCGCCATCCGCCCCCCACGACATCGGCCCTCCCATCCCTCGCGAGATTCTGTTAGAATCATCACAGCATCTCCCTTGATCTTTGAGTTGAAACGGTTATCCGATGAAAAAACCCCTCGTCGCCCTGGTGGGGCGGCCCAATGTTGGTAAATCTGCGCTGTACAACCGGCTCGTCGGGCAGCGCCAGGCCGTCGTCTCGGACGTGCCCGGCACCACGCGCGACCGGTTGATTGGCGAAACCGAATGGAATGGCGCGACGTTCAAACTGGTCGATACGGGCGGCATCGAAGTCTACCAGCCCAGGCAGGACGGCCAGCCGACCAGCCCGCTCGAAGAAGGAAGCGAGCTGTTCGTGCCGCAGATCCGCGCGCAGGCGATGCTTGCCATTGAAGAGGCGGACGTGATCGTGATGGTCGTGGACGCGATCCAGGGCATCACCGCCGCCGACCAGGAAGTCGCGGACATCCTGCACCGCTCGCACAAGCCGGTAATCGTCGCGGCCAACAAGGCCGACAACTACAAGCGCCACGACGACACCTTCGAGTTCTACGGCCTGGGCCTGGGCGAAGTCTTCGCCCTCTCCGCGCTGCACGGCACCGGGACCGGCGACCTGCTCGACGCGGTGGTCGAGGCCCTGCCCTACGAGTCGCCGGAGGATTACGACGCAGAGGACGACTCGATCAAGATCGCCATCGTCGGGCGGCCCAACGTGGGCAAAAGCTCGCTGCTCAATAAGCTGATCGGGCACGATCGCGTCATCGTCAGCGACATCGCCGGAACCACCCGCGACGCAATCGATATGCAGGTCGTGTGGGAAAACATCCCGATCACGCTGATCGACACGGCAGGTATCCGGCGGCGCGGGCGCGTCGCGCAGGGCATCGAGCAGTACAGCGTGATCCGCGCGCAGAAGGCCGTCGAGCGCGCCGACGTGGTGCTGCTGGTCATCGACGCGCAGGATGGCATCACGCAGCAGGACGCGCACATCGCGGGCATGGTTCAGGACGAGTACAAGAGCGTGGTGATCGTGGTCAACAAGTGGGACGTCATCGAAAAAGACACGAACACGATGAACACCTTCATGGAGGACATCCGCCGCGATCTGGCGTTTTTGCCGTATGTGCCCGTCGTGTTCATCAGCGCGCTGACGGGCCAGCGCATCCATACCGTGCTGGAGGCGGCAATCCGCGTGCAGGAAGAACGACTGACGCGCATCCCCACCAGCGAACTCAATCGCATCGTGCGCGACGCGATGCTGCGCCACGCCCCGCAGACCAGGCAGCCTCGCCCGCTGAAGATCTTCGTCGCGCAGCAGGTGCGCGTCGATCCGCCCACCTTTTTGTTCCACATCAACGATGCGTCGCTGCTGCACTTCACCTACGAGCGCTACCTGGAGAACCAGATCCGGCGCGTCTACCCCTTCACCGGCACGCCGATCCGGTTGAGCTTCCGCCCGCGCGAGCGCCGCAAGCGCGAGAAATAACTACCATGCCTGATCAGCGTCTTGCGTGAGAACCCCGAAAAAAAGCAGGCTCGCCCGACGTGTGGGTGAGCCTGCATGATTCAATCCGAAGGCGATCAGGCGAATGACCCCGTCTCGACCTCCCCAGCGCGCTCATAATTAGCCAGGATAACGCCGCTTGGCGACACCTTGCTTTCAGTGAGCTTAAAAGCCGCCGGAATGGTGCCTTCCGCAAACAGGCGTTTCCCTGTTCCCAGCGTGACCGGGAAGATCTTCAGCCAAAACGCATCGACGAGATCGTGCTTCAGCAGCGTCTGAATCAGGTTCCCGCTGCCGTGAACCTGCAAGTCGGGACCGTCTTGCTGTTTGAGTTTCCGGATCGTATCTACCAGAACGTCGCTCGTCAGGAAGACCGACTTCTCCCAGGGGTGGGATGTCAGCGTATTCGACGCCACGTATTTCGTTGCCTGATTGATGCCGGGCCAGTCCTCGGCATGTTGGGGCCAATACGACGCAAAGATCTCGAAGGTTTTCCGACCCAACAAGTATTCAGCTGGCCCGCTCATCTGTTGGCTCATGACCTCGCCGGAAAACTCGTCGAAGTAGGGCACGGTCCAGCCGCCGTAGGGAAAGCCGTTGCTGGCGTCTTCCTCTGGGCCGCCGGGAGCTTGCATGACGCCATCGAGTGTGATGAAGGTCAGAACGATCAGCTTTGCCATGCGTCACCTTCCTGCTATACGCGCTTAAACGGTCAGGAAGGTTTTAACGGCCTTCGTTCCTGGCGGCAAATCATTGGCTCAGGTCGCTTTGTTCCGTAGGTACGCGTCAAGCCCGGCGAGGTTCTGCTTCAGCACCTGCCCCAGCAGGCGATCCATCGCCACGCGCTCGAACAGGCGGCTGACCGGCCCCAGCCGGGGCAGGAAGCGGTACTCGACGCTGAACCGCACCCGCGTGCCGCCCGGCACGGAGTCAAGGGTGAGCGTCATGGTCGAGGGCAGAACCGTTGACCGGGACTCGTGCACCTGGCGAGTGACCGGTTCGAAGGCCGTGACCTGCCAGGGCGTCTCCTGCGGGAACGGTCCCAGGCGGTTGTGGTCGTGGTAAATGCTGCCCGCGCCGTACGGCCCCGGCGTCTTGACCTCCGCCGCCGCCAGCCCGGATACCCACTCCGGCGTGTGTTCGATGTCGTTCAGGCAGTCCCAGACCGCCTGAGGTGGCGCGTTTAAGATTCGTGCCGCTTCTGCGTGCCCCATGGACAGCTCCTGCCGGGCGCAGCCCCTAACACACCGACTCAGCGAAACCTGCACTCTCCCCCATATTGTCCTATTGAACGATGGCGTCGGCCAGATCCTGCGGGGCCAGCTTGTGGTCGAGCGTCAGGCTCCCGTCGATGTACAGCGCGTGCCAGACCTGGAACGAGAGGATCGCCCACAGCGGCCACAGCTCGTATCCCCGCCGGGACATGTGATCGTCCACCAGCCGGGCGACCGTCTCCGGGCGGAACACGCCCGCCGCCTCGATCCGCTCGCGCGCGAGGTGCGTGTCAACCAGCGGGCGCAGCACCGTGCGCAGCCAGTCCGAGCTGGGCGGGATGAATCCCCACTTAGGCCGGTTCAGGATCTCGGCAGGCACGAGGTCGCGCACGGCGTCTTTGAGGATCGTCTTGAACCCACCCCCGCGCAGCTTGTAATCGAGCGGAAGGCTCAGGCCAAAGTTCACCAGCGCGTGATCCTCGAACGGCGCGCGTGCCTCGATGGACATCGCCATGCTCATCTTGTCCACGCGCATATTGCTGTCTTCCGCCACCCACCGCCGCAGGCTCGTATACGCGATGCGATCCGCGAAATGATCAGTCTGCGGCGCGCTCAATATCGGGCGTAGCGAACGCTCCAGAATCGCCGGCGCGCGCCCAGCCAGCCCGTCCCGCGCCAGCAGATCGGGCAGCTGCGCGGGGTCGATGATGCGCATCCAGTGCAAATAGCGCGCCACCGGCTCCACTGCCCGCGATTTCTGCGCGAGCTTGCGCACGCTGTCCAGGCGGGCGGGCGCGCGCTCCAACAGCGGCGTCAGCACGGACGAGCGCAGCAGCCCCGGCACGCGCAGATAGCGCTCAAGCATGAGGTCGGCGCGATAATGCGCATATCCGCCAAAAATCTCGTCGCTGCCGTCCCCGCTGAGCAGCACCGGCACGCCCCTCAACCGCGCGAGTGCCGCCACGTACGCCGTCTGCACGATGGCGGGCTGCACGGTCGGCTCGTCCATCGCGTGGATCAGGTGCGGGAATAGCGCCGCCAATGACTCATCCTGCCGGATCGTGATCAGGTGATGTTCCGCCTTCAGCGCCTGCGCCGCCACCGCCGCGTAACGCGTATCGACGTTGAATTTGGTATCGCCCTTGCTGCCCGGCGCGTGATCGAACCCCACGGTGAAGCTCTGCACCGGCTGGTTGATCGCCCGGCTGACCAGCGCAGCCACGGCGGTCGAATCGACGCCGCCGCTCAGGAACACGCCCAACGGCACGTCGCTCATCAGCCGCATCTCGACCGCTTCGGCCAGCATCTCGCGCGTGCGCCGCACCGCCTCGTCGTACGATCCGGCAAACGGGTGCAGCGTGTCCATGTCAGGCTGCCAGTAGCGCCTCGTCTCGACACCTTCCGCGTCCACCCGCAGCCATTCGCCCGGCGCAAGCTTCTCGATTCCATCGAACAGCGTCAGCGGCGGCGCGACGTATCCCACCGAAAGATACGAGATCAACGCCTCGTCGCACACCGCCCGCCCCACGCCCGGATGTTCCAGCAGCGCCTTGATTTCCGACGCAAACAGCAGATCGTCGCCCCGGCGGACCACATACAGCGGTTTTTCGCCCATGCGATCCCGCGCCAGAAACAACCGCCGCCGCCCGCAATCCCAGATCCCGATGGCAAACATGCCACGCAGCCGGGTCAGCACGTCCAGGCCCCACGCCTCGTACCCGTGCACGATCACTTCGCTGTCCGTGCCGGTTGCAAAGACGTGGCCCGTGCCCTGAAGCTCAGCCCGCAGCGCGCGGTAGTTATAGATCTCGCCGTTGAACACCACCGCCACACTGCGATCTTCGTTAAACAGCGGCTGCACGCCCGCCGCCAGGTCAATGATCGCCAGCCGTCCCGCGCCGAACGCCAGCGCGCCATCGTGAAACGTGCCATACCCGTCGGGGCCGCGATGCGACAGGCACGCCGCCATGCGCTCGATCAGGGCGGGATCCGCTCCGTGGGGGTTAAACTGACCGTAGATGCCGCACATAAGGTTCCTACTGTGTTGGAATGTGATCAGGCCACACTGAATAGTACAGCGACACGCTGGTGTCAGCGCGCGGATGAGAGATATCAGCGGGATGTGGAATGGTTGGCCCTAAGAGCGTATCTGCAAAGGGGATTGTGGTATGATCCCTACTATCCCTCAAGACCCGGAGCGTTAATAGAGTGGCTCCCCTTCTCCCCAGGGGAGAAGGGGCTGGGGGTTGAGGGTTTGCGGACACACGCTAAGACGTGCGCGGCTTGCGCTGGAACGAGATCCGCAGCGCCAACTTGCCCAGCACCAGCTCGTCTTCGTTGCGCAGCACGCGCGGCTGGAAGGGAAACAGCCGCTTCCCGTTCAGGAAGGAGCCGTTGACGCTGTCCAGATCCTGCACCATGATCGTGGCGCTCTGGCGCACCAACTTGACGTGACGGCGCGACACGCCCATCGCCATCGCGCCGAACGGCGTCAGGTCGATGTCCGGTGACGCATCGCCCCCGGCACGCCCGATCACGCACTCGTACGCGAAGCGCGTTTCGAGCTGATCGTTGGTGTGGCGAATGCGAATGATGATGCTGCTTTTATCGCCAAAATAGGCTGTGCCCCAGCGCATTTGGGGCTGAAGGTGTTGCGACTGTGGGAGGTTATGCGTCGCCAGGGCCTGCAACCCGGCAGGTAAAATGTGGCCGCACGCATAACAGTAGGTCGCATCCTCCGTGTTAACCGTTTTACAGTTGACGCAAACCTGATCCGCCATGTTAATAGTTCCGCCTCACGCTGGCCGCAATCAGCGTCTCGGACTGCCCACCTGCCTTCATTATAGTCCGTTCCGGCAGCACGCGCACTTGGAAGCCTTGCAGCTCCGCCCAGGCGATCTGCGCCCGCAGCGCGCGCAGCGCTTCCACCACACGCTCGGCGCGGTTATAGCCCAGCCGGTAGCCCAGGAAGATCGGGTCGCCCTCGTAGAAACGGATCGCGGCGTCCAGGGCAGCCCCCAGTTTGGCCGGGTCGGTCAGCGTCGCGTACTGCGACAGCGGCTTGGCTTCCAGCAGCTTGTAGTTGCGGTAGACCACTTCCAGCAGCACGTCGTGATGGAAATAGTAGGCCAGGTCTTCGCCGTATGGAATCTCCAAATCCGGCGGCACGAACACCGGTAGGCCGTCCGGCATCGTGATTTCAGTGCGGAAGGCGTAGCGCTCCTCCAGGACCTGGCTGTCGGACGCTCGTGTCTCGACCGGCATCAGGGCGTGGATGCGCCGCATGATCTCCTGGCTGGCGTCGTTAATCGCGGCCCGGCGCTCGCGGACCGAGGGTGGGTTGGGCACGGGCGGGATCAGCTGGCCGATGGACATCGACAGGCGCGGACGCTTCAGGCGCATGGCGTTACCAATTGCCCCGAACATCCCGCCAAAGCCAATCGGCAGGATCGGCGCACCGGTCTGCTGGCTGAGCCACGCTACACCGGGACGCGCTTCGTCGGCGTGGTGATCCCAGATACCCCCCTCGGGGAAGATCCCCAGCACGTTGCCCTGCTCCAGCACTTCACGCGCGGCGCGCAGCGCTTCGCGGTCGATGTGTCCGCGCCGGATCGGGATGAAGCGATACCACTGCGCCATGAAGTTGAACGTGGGGTCGAACGGCACGTCGCCGTTGCCGATTAGCTCCGGCACGTGCGGCAGGTTAACGACCAACAGCGCCACTTCGATCGCGGCGCTGTGATTTCCAACAGCAATATATGGCCCGCGCCGGGGGATGTTTTCCAGCCCGGTGATGGTGGTGCGTGTGAGGGCGGCCTGTAACACCCGACCGATCCGTTGTGAGATCTGGCGGCGGTAGAAATAGCGAACGCGATTGCTCATGGGGAACGTTCCTGGTTGTGCTGTGCGTCTGCGTAGAGGTGCGAATTCACCATCCCAAACTATACCCCATCCTGGCCGGTTTCGCCGTCGGTTCTGCCAAACAACCGCCAAATTTCATCCGTTTGTCCTGCCCCCTCGCGAGCAGCACAGCGCGGGAACGCCAGAGGCTCGTACGCCGCCGCTCCCCGATCGCTCATGGACCGCTGTTTAAGGGCAGGTTTCTAACCTGCCTGCTCTTTTGGTCCATACGCCCCTACAGAACCACCGGGCATTGGCTTGTCTCCCCTCTCCAACTTGATTTCGGGGGTGAGGTCTGCCCTTAGGTCCCTCGCGTATGGACCCGCACATATGCAAACGCCGGGCGTTTAAAAGCACTCGACCGGAGCAAGTCCGGTCGAGCACACTATGAGGGGGACATAGTGGAAGATGTTATGCTGTAACTCGAATTATTCGAGATACTCGCCTAAGCCATATTCCTGCTGAAGCTGGCGCAGTTTGCTCAGCGCCGCGTGCTGAAGCTGGCGAATGCGCTCGCGGCTGTAGCCCATGAGCTGCCCGATCTGCGACATGCTGTGCGTATCGCCGTCTTCCAGCCCAAAGCGCAGCTGGATGATGCGGGCTTCACGCGGGGGCAGCGCGCCCAGCAGGAAGCTGATCGATTCGACAAGCAGCTCGCGGGCAGTCGCCTCTTCCGGCAGCTCGCTTTCCTTGTCGGCCACGAGGTCGGCACGCGGGCGGTTTTCTTCGTCGCCGATCAGCTCGTCGAGCTGCACCGGCTCGCGCGCGGCCAACATGGTCGTTTCGACCTGCTCCGGCGTCAGGTTGCTTTCCTGCGCCAGTTCTTCATAGGTAGGCTCGCGGCCCAGTTCCTGGGCGAGGCGCTCGCTGGCGCGGCGCAGCCGGCCCCACCGCTGGCCCTGGTTGATCGGCAGGCGGATGGTGCGGCCACGGTCACCGGCAGCGCGGGCAATCGACTGGCGAATCCACCACGTCGCGTAGGTGCTCAGACGCACGCCGCGCAGCGGGTCGAAGCGATCGACCGCCTTCATCAGGCCCAGATTGCCTTCCTGAATCAGATCCGGCAGCGGCAGGCCGCGACCCTGGTACTTCTTCGCGATGGAGATCACCAGGCGAGTGTTCGCCATGATCAGTTCCTGGCGCGCCGCTTCACCCAGTTCGTAGACATCAGCCAACTCGCTGCGCACCTCGTCGGACAGGTTCTCGGCGTGCAGCCGCTCGTTAGCGTGGTTACCGGCCTGCACCATGCGCGCCAGCCCCTGCTCGCGCTCCACGTCGATCGGCTCGGAGATCGGGCGAATGTCACGGAAATAGAATTGGAGAAGGTCGGCATCAACGGCTGGCATATCTCGCTCACGCGAGGCGTTTTCGGTATAACCCTCCGGCTCGGCTTCAGCCTGAGCGCCGGTTTCGACTTCGTCGTCGTCTTCTTCCGGTGTTTCGACGACTTCTTCGTAAGGCGCGTGGTATTCGCGCAGGCCCCAACGCGCTGAACGAGCGTCTTCAACCTTCTCGTCAAGGTAACTCGGAATAGCAACCACAGGTAGACCCCTTCCCTGGCGGAGTGGACGCTAGGCCGCCTGCCTAAGCCCTCATACGACCGAGAGCGGAGACGAATCCACTCAACTTAATGGTACAGCATTAATCAGATTTACATGATTAGAATTTGAGAAAAATTCTGAGCAAATTCATGCGCTCGATTGAGGACGGTCACTTGTCCTCCGGCGTCACCCCGATCGCTCACGGCGACGCTGGCTATAAAGTTACGCTAATTCACAGGGGAACACATCAGCCTATCGGACGGTTTATATATAGGAGAAGTGGGTAATTTATGCCGGTTTGGGGTGGAAAATGGCCCAAAACCGGGGTATTCTGCCATGAGTCAGGGGGGCGAGGACTGTTTGGGCCTGGATCATCTGGTTCGGTTATAAGCGTGATCGAGTCTCGCTGCCAACTACAGCGGCCCGCCGCCGCACCCCAAAACGGCTTGTTGGAGCTAGAGGATAAACCCATGCTGCCATCACCGGCGTCTACGCCCGGCTCAGAACGTGCATCGTTTCGCATCAATGCGTTGCGCCTGACGCGCGGCGGCGTGCTGCTCGGTGCGGGTATGATCGCGCTGGGCGTGCTGTGGGCAGGCGTCATCCGGGACCGCGACCTGAGCGCGTGGTTCCCGGCGCAGGGCTGGCTGGGCGAGATCGCGCTGGGGCTGCTGGTCGGCGCGGGGTTCAGCGCCCTGGCCTGGACCGCCGCGTCCCGCATTCCGGCACTGAATGCGATCCTCCGCCTGCTCACCGAAACGCTCGATTTCCCCTCCTTCCGCTACTATCACGCCCTCACGCTGGGACTGGTGGCGGGCGTCCCGGAGGAAATCCTGTTCCGGGGCGCGCTCCAGCCCGACCTCAAGCTGGTGCTCACGGCGATCCTGTTCGGCCTGCTGCACGCGATCACCCCGGCCTATGGCCTTTACGCGACGCTGGCGGGCGGCGTGCTGGGCGCGCTGACGCTGTGGCGCGGCAGCCTGTGGGCCGCCGTCGCCGCGCACGCCGCCATCGACACGGTGACGTTCGTGCTGCTCATCCGCCGCTGGCGGCGCCTGCATGCCGCCGCGATTGCCGGGCCGGACAGCCGCCCGGTCTGCTAGAGGCTGTTATGCACTGTCCGAGG contains:
- the der gene encoding ribosome biogenesis GTPase Der — protein: MKKPLVALVGRPNVGKSALYNRLVGQRQAVVSDVPGTTRDRLIGETEWNGATFKLVDTGGIEVYQPRQDGQPTSPLEEGSELFVPQIRAQAMLAIEEADVIVMVVDAIQGITAADQEVADILHRSHKPVIVAANKADNYKRHDDTFEFYGLGLGEVFALSALHGTGTGDLLDAVVEALPYESPEDYDAEDDSIKIAIVGRPNVGKSSLLNKLIGHDRVIVSDIAGTTRDAIDMQVVWENIPITLIDTAGIRRRGRVAQGIEQYSVIRAQKAVERADVVLLVIDAQDGITQQDAHIAGMVQDEYKSVVIVVNKWDVIEKDTNTMNTFMEDIRRDLAFLPYVPVVFISALTGQRIHTVLEAAIRVQEERLTRIPTSELNRIVRDAMLRHAPQTRQPRPLKIFVAQQVRVDPPTFLFHINDASLLHFTYERYLENQIRRVYPFTGTPIRLSFRPRERRKREK
- a CDS encoding dihydrofolate reductase family protein, whose product is MAKLIVLTFITLDGVMQAPGGPEEDASNGFPYGGWTVPYFDEFSGEVMSQQMSGPAEYLLGRKTFEIFASYWPQHAEDWPGINQATKYVASNTLTSHPWEKSVFLTSDVLVDTIRKLKQQDGPDLQVHGSGNLIQTLLKHDLVDAFWLKIFPVTLGTGKRLFAEGTIPAAFKLTESKVSPSGVILANYERAGEVETGSFA
- a CDS encoding SRPBCC family protein, whose translation is MGHAEAARILNAPPQAVWDCLNDIEHTPEWVSGLAAAEVKTPGPYGAGSIYHDHNRLGPFPQETPWQVTAFEPVTRQVHESRSTVLPSTMTLTLDSVPGGTRVRFSVEYRFLPRLGPVSRLFERVAMDRLLGQVLKQNLAGLDAYLRNKAT
- the asnB gene encoding asparagine synthase (glutamine-hydrolyzing); this translates as MCGIYGQFNPHGADPALIERMAACLSHRGPDGYGTFHDGALAFGAGRLAIIDLAAGVQPLFNEDRSVAVVFNGEIYNYRALRAELQGTGHVFATGTDSEVIVHGYEAWGLDVLTRLRGMFAIGIWDCGRRRLFLARDRMGEKPLYVVRRGDDLLFASEIKALLEHPGVGRAVCDEALISYLSVGYVAPPLTLFDGIEKLAPGEWLRVDAEGVETRRYWQPDMDTLHPFAGSYDEAVRRTREMLAEAVEMRLMSDVPLGVFLSGGVDSTAVAALVSRAINQPVQSFTVGFDHAPGSKGDTKFNVDTRYAAVAAQALKAEHHLITIRQDESLAALFPHLIHAMDEPTVQPAIVQTAYVAALARLRGVPVLLSGDGSDEIFGGYAHYRADLMLERYLRVPGLLRSSVLTPLLERAPARLDSVRKLAQKSRAVEPVARYLHWMRIIDPAQLPDLLARDGLAGRAPAILERSLRPILSAPQTDHFADRIAYTSLRRWVAEDSNMRVDKMSMAMSIEARAPFEDHALVNFGLSLPLDYKLRGGGFKTILKDAVRDLVPAEILNRPKWGFIPPSSDWLRTVLRPLVDTHLARERIEAAGVFRPETVARLVDDHMSRRGYELWPLWAILSFQVWHALYIDGSLTLDHKLAPQDLADAIVQ
- a CDS encoding FHA domain-containing protein, whose protein sequence is MADQVCVNCKTVNTEDATYCYACGHILPAGLQALATHNLPQSQHLQPQMRWGTAYFGDKSSIIIRIRHTNDQLETRFAYECVIGRAGGDASPDIDLTPFGAMAMGVSRRHVKLVRQSATIMVQDLDSVNGSFLNGKRLFPFQPRVLRNEDELVLGKLALRISFQRKPRTS
- a CDS encoding lysophospholipid acyltransferase family protein, coding for MSNRVRYFYRRQISQRIGRVLQAALTRTTITGLENIPRRGPYIAVGNHSAAIEVALLVVNLPHVPELIGNGDVPFDPTFNFMAQWYRFIPIRRGHIDREALRAAREVLEQGNVLGIFPEGGIWDHHADEARPGVAWLSQQTGAPILPIGFGGMFGAIGNAMRLKRPRLSMSIGQLIPPVPNPPSVRERRAAINDASQEIMRRIHALMPVETRASDSQVLEERYAFRTEITMPDGLPVFVPPDLEIPYGEDLAYYFHHDVLLEVVYRNYKLLEAKPLSQYATLTDPAKLGAALDAAIRFYEGDPIFLGYRLGYNRAERVVEALRALRAQIAWAELQGFQVRVLPERTIMKAGGQSETLIAASVRRNY
- a CDS encoding sigma-70 family RNA polymerase sigma factor, which produces MVAIPSYLDEKVEDARSARWGLREYHAPYEEVVETPEEDDDEVETGAQAEAEPEGYTENASRERDMPAVDADLLQFYFRDIRPISEPIDVEREQGLARMVQAGNHANERLHAENLSDEVRSELADVYELGEAARQELIMANTRLVISIAKKYQGRGLPLPDLIQEGNLGLMKAVDRFDPLRGVRLSTYATWWIRQSIARAAGDRGRTIRLPINQGQRWGRLRRASERLAQELGREPTYEELAQESNLTPEQVETTMLAAREPVQLDELIGDEENRPRADLVADKESELPEEATARELLVESISFLLGALPPREARIIQLRFGLEDGDTHSMSQIGQLMGYSRERIRQLQHAALSKLRQLQQEYGLGEYLE
- a CDS encoding CPBP family intramembrane glutamic endopeptidase; translation: MLPSPASTPGSERASFRINALRLTRGGVLLGAGMIALGVLWAGVIRDRDLSAWFPAQGWLGEIALGLLVGAGFSALAWTAASRIPALNAILRLLTETLDFPSFRYYHALTLGLVAGVPEEILFRGALQPDLKLVLTAILFGLLHAITPAYGLYATLAGGVLGALTLWRGSLWAAVAAHAAIDTVTFVLLIRRWRRLHAAAIAGPDSRPVC